A genome region from Rhinoraja longicauda isolate Sanriku21f unplaced genomic scaffold, sRhiLon1.1 Scf000206, whole genome shotgun sequence includes the following:
- the LOC144590558 gene encoding uncharacterized protein LOC144590558 — protein sequence MEPKMDHSAVAEDLDADSTLGDPCVTHTVLDQPWRSSVCLETRCSGRWMDDGNLKEGWYRFSSYDNVKIPESAVPFQRCSGWRPGWLNGLHPSVGDGEVTRTVCFTWIKDNSNGDTCLKHQEITIKNCDGYFVYLLKPTAGDYSVYCADSTRSDPCVIHTVLDQPWRSTDCSNTQCINGQWRSDENLAKGWYRFNSSGGWKIPETAVPAHHCSGKRPRWLNAADSALGDPCVNHTVLDQPWRSTGCTNTECTSGDWKNDDNHRVGWYRFKSSSGRKIPETVVPTHHCSGTSPGWLNDPASVPTEEPQETTPEPREDLSTVPEPDTSSDPPSGTTQEPQGATSGDSSQGLTSDPAGSASSSISDPKISTGEQTQGSSTGESTQEPSSVPVGDTSSGPQSAGGEEHKESTTRDHSGTPSAAPEGETCSALGHDPTQCSLTLHPLLWSTVT from the exons ATGCAGACTCCACGctcggtgatccgtgtgtaacccacaccgtcctggatcagccctggaggagctcgGTTTGTCTTGAAACTCGGTGCAGTGGccgatggatggatgatggaaatctgaaggaaGGGTGGTACAGATTTAGCAG TTATGACAACGTGAAGATTCCCGAGAGTGCAGTTCCATTCCAGCGCTGCTCTGGGTGGCGTCCCGGCTGGTTAAATG GTCTCCATCCCAGtgtgggagatggggaggtgaccaggacagtctgtttcaCCTGGATTAAAGACAACAGCAATGGAGACACCTGCCTCAAGCATCAGGAAATCACAATCAAAAACTGTGATGGTTATTTTGTTTATCTTCTGAAGCCGACAGCCGGAGATTACAGTGTGTATTGTGCAG ACTCCACACGCAGTGACCCGTGTGTaatccacaccgtcctggatcagccctggaggagcacggattGTTCCAACACTCAGTGCATAAATGGCCAATGGAGGTCTGATGAAAACCTTGCTAAAGGATGGTACAGATTCAACAG ttctgGCGGATGGAAGATTCCCGAGACTGCTGTTCCAGCGCATCACTGCTCCGGGAAGAGGCCACGCTGGTTAAATG CCGCAGACTCCGCActcggtgatccgtgtgtaaaccacaccgtcctggatcagccctggaggagcacgggttgtacCAACACTGAGTGCACCAGTGGGGACTGGAAGAATGATGACAACCACAGAGTGGGGTGGTACAGATTTAAGAG ttccagCGGACGGAAGATTCCCGAGACTGTTGTTCCCACCCATCACTGCTCCGGGACCAGCCCGggctggttaaacg atccagcctccgtaccaactgaggaaccccaggaaacaacacccgaaccccgggaggatttgtccaccgtcccagaaccagatacaagctcag atccaccgtcgggcacaactcaggaaccccagggagcaacgagtggagactcaagtcaaggattgaccagtgacccagcagggtctgcaagctcaagtattagtg atcccaagatctccacaggggaacagacccagggatcatcaactggagaatctacccaggaaccgtcttccgttccagtgggagacacgtcctcag GGCCCCAGAGTGCCGGAGGTGAGGAACACAAAGAGTCAACAACCAGAGACCACAGCGGGACACCGTCCGCTGCCCCAGAGGGAGAGACGTGTTCAG CTCTGGGCCATGATCCCACACAGTGCAGTCTCACCCTCCATCCACTGCTCTGGTCCACAGTTACATGA